In one Lolium rigidum isolate FL_2022 chromosome 3, APGP_CSIRO_Lrig_0.1, whole genome shotgun sequence genomic region, the following are encoded:
- the LOC124701586 gene encoding serine carboxypeptidase-like 51 codes for MDLRRSALFLALSFLLLHGAQQGAAATSSGDANEQWGYVPVRQQKAHVFWWFYKSPQRVSSLVKPWPTILWLQGGPGGSAVGRGNFLEIGPLDANLKQRNSTWLQKADLIFVDLPVGVGYSYTEDPSVIATTDSQVAADAIELVSALTKKIPTLQSSPLFLVGESYGGKLAAIIGISMSRAIHSGILQLTLGGVVLGDSWISPDDFALSYAQLLHSMSRLTDNAVEPATKMAAKLKEEMALGQFATARNIWIDLLDLIDSETGSVNMENLLLESNMNSLLAQSAPNTIDDIMNGAIKRKLKIIPKDLIWQQVSIPVYKAMANTFMKPAINEVDELLSQGVDVTIYNGQLDVICSTIGVEGWVKKLKWDGLKSFLNLSRQPWNCDSSGHCSGPIKAYVRSFKNLHFYWILGAGHAVPIDQPDTALKMIGSITHSSRK; via the exons ATGGACTTGCGGCGTTCTGCTCTGTTCCTTGCCCTGTCCTTCCTCCTTCTTCACGGTGCGCAACAAGGAGCTGCCGCCACTAGCTCCGGCGATGCTAACGAGCAGTGGGGCTACGTGCCGGTACGACAGCAGA AGGCCCACGTGTTTTGGTGGTTTTACAAGAGCCCGCAAAGGGTCTCGTCGCTGGTGAAGCCATGGCCGACCATCCTGTGGCTGCAGGGTGGCCCG GGAGGGTCAGCTGTCGGGCGTGGCAACTTCCTAGAGATCGGGCCGCTAGACGCCAACCTGAAGCAACGCAACTCAACATGGCTGCAGAAGGCCGATCTCATCTTTGTG GATTTACCGGTGGGCGTTGGGTACAGCTACACGGAAGACCCGAGTGTAATCGCAACGACGGACTCGCAGGTGGCAGCAGATGCCATTGAGCTCGTAAGTGCGCTCACCAAGAAGATACCAACCCTGCAGAGCAGCCCGCTGTTCCTGGTGGGCGAGTCCTATGGTGGCAAGCTTGCTgccatcatcggtatctccatgtcAAGGGCCATCCACAGTGGCATTCTTCAGCTCACACTTGGCGGTGTTGTCCTCGGTGACAGCTGGATCTCGCCAGATGATTTTGCG CTCTCGTATGCGCAGTTGCTGCACAGCATGTCAAGGTTAACTGACAATGCAGTAGAACCTGCCACTAA AATGGCAGCAAAGCTAAAGGAGGAGATGGCATTAGGACAGTTTGCCACAGCTCGAAATATTTGGATCGACTTACTTGATTTAATTGACTCGGAAACTGGCAGCGTG AATATGGAAAATTTGTTGCTTGAATCCAACATGAACTCGTTATTGGCTCAGTCAGCTCCCAACACCATCGACGATATCATGAATGGGGCCATTAAAAGAAAGCTCAAGATCATTCCCAAGGATCTCAT TTGGCAGCAGGTCTCAATTCCGGTCTACAAAGCGATGGCTAATACCTTTATGAAACCAGCAATCAATGAG GTTGATGAGCTGCTATCACAAGGTGTGGATGTGACTATATACAACGGACAG TTGGATGTGATCTGCTCGACGATTGGCGTAGAAGGATGGGTGAAAAAGCTAAA ATGGGATGGCCTGAAGAGCTTCCTGAACCTGTCAAGGCAGCCTTGGAACTGCGACTCTTCAGGGCACTGTTCTGGCCCCATCAAGGCGTATGTTAGATCGTTCAAGAATTTGCACTTCTACTGGATCCTTGGAGCTGGACACGCG GTGCCTATTGACCAACCTGACACTGCACTAAAGATGATTGGTAGCATAACTCATTCATCACGCAAGTAG